A window of the Schlesneria paludicola DSM 18645 genome harbors these coding sequences:
- a CDS encoding two-component system sensor histidine kinase NtrB, producing the protein MDSKRTIARPNYRHTNLSVGNSASIDIKVSIEKMNAMMNEMQTHQQDANHIDNYVFRLIADYTYDWESWHSPAGKVLWVNAAVERMTGYRPDECLKMADYPLQMVASGDRHKLIDLLRDAKAEGSGNDVEFQLVHRDESIHWAAISWQPMYDESLLYLGYRASIRDITERHLLREELRLHNQHLEQLVQERTAKIAQLEEHRLKMEKLAALGQMAAGVAHEINNPLAGIRNAFALFKSNVSSDDENHELLELIDSEIERISSITHQMYQMYRPSQQLPTTFDLYQTVANVVLLLNPLAAKANVRVIVNSTNSAGNARPEFSEVVLREGELKQILLNIVRNAVQASRPLSVVSIDISTFDKQITISVTDHGEGISQENRAKIFEPFFSTKAGTRQGMGLGLSVSRSLAEAMGGAIAVESTHTEGTKFTVTLPRRISSNE; encoded by the coding sequence ATGGACTCCAAGAGAACAATTGCTCGGCCAAATTATCGTCATACTAATCTGTCTGTTGGTAATTCTGCTTCAATTGATATAAAAGTCTCGATTGAGAAAATGAACGCAATGATGAATGAAATGCAAACACACCAACAAGATGCTAATCACATAGATAACTACGTGTTTCGGCTGATCGCTGATTACACTTATGATTGGGAAAGCTGGCATTCACCAGCCGGCAAAGTCCTTTGGGTCAACGCGGCGGTCGAGCGGATGACCGGTTACCGCCCCGATGAATGCCTGAAGATGGCTGACTATCCGCTTCAGATGGTCGCCTCTGGCGACCGGCACAAGCTGATTGATTTGTTGCGCGACGCGAAGGCAGAAGGAAGCGGCAACGATGTAGAATTTCAGCTTGTTCATCGCGATGAATCAATACACTGGGCTGCCATCTCATGGCAGCCGATGTACGACGAATCATTGCTGTACCTCGGATATCGAGCGAGTATACGCGACATCACAGAACGTCACCTCCTGCGTGAAGAACTGCGGCTTCACAACCAGCATCTCGAACAGCTGGTTCAAGAACGAACGGCAAAGATCGCCCAGCTGGAAGAACATCGACTTAAGATGGAAAAGCTCGCCGCGCTGGGGCAAATGGCAGCGGGGGTGGCCCATGAAATTAACAATCCGTTGGCGGGAATTCGTAACGCGTTCGCCTTGTTCAAATCGAATGTGTCCAGCGACGACGAAAACCATGAGCTACTCGAACTGATTGATAGTGAGATTGAACGGATCAGCTCGATTACACACCAGATGTATCAGATGTATCGTCCCAGCCAACAGCTTCCGACGACGTTTGATCTTTACCAAACTGTCGCGAACGTTGTCTTGCTGCTGAATCCGTTGGCCGCGAAGGCGAACGTGCGCGTGATCGTGAACAGTACGAACAGCGCGGGAAATGCCCGTCCTGAATTCTCAGAAGTCGTCTTGCGGGAAGGCGAATTGAAACAGATTCTGCTAAATATTGTCCGCAACGCAGTACAGGCATCACGGCCGTTGAGCGTTGTATCAATTGACATTTCCACATTTGATAAGCAGATCACGATCTCAGTGACGGATCACGGAGAAGGTATTTCGCAGGAAAATCGTGCGAAAATATTTGAGCCTTTCTTCAGCACAAAGGCCGGCACCCGCCAAGGCATGGGGCTTGGCCTTTCTGTGTCGAGAAGCTTGGCCGAAGCGATGGGAGGCGCAATCGCAGTTGAAAGCACTCATACTGAAGGCACAAAATTCACAGTGACGCTTCCTCGCCGGATTTCCAGCAATGAATGA
- a CDS encoding carbohydrate porin yields MPTSARFVHSAAQILFAVAVSIVAAMAFAQELPIESSLQRPGVTSNTLLSSGESPAEWPNLSGDWFGSRAVIASRGLTLDFSTTQFYQGATHGGLEQEFQYGGRNDYLMNLDGEKAGLWNGASFMLHGETRYGESGNSLTGALSPVNLMLSVPLSTGTVTGLTGVKFTQVLSEELLVYAGKINTLDDFKQPLTGAGPLNGFQNSAMIYNPVFARTIPYSTIGAGFAYLKNTERVFEVAVYDTNNSPTVSGFNTLFNNGATAYAQGTVPTTLFEKPGHQGISGTYSSGTYSDLTPTAYLDPVVGVVFLSTPVQGSWCLTYNVDQAVYVSPDDPQRMWGVFGNLGIADKNPSPVRWFANTGISGTSSIPGRKADTFGIAYFYIGVSDSLKTRATNLVSLGDEYGAELYYNVAVTSWCQITPDLQVIAPFRNRAETSVLVGLRAKIDF; encoded by the coding sequence ATGCCAACGAGCGCGCGATTCGTCCATTCCGCGGCCCAAATTCTGTTTGCCGTTGCTGTCAGCATCGTGGCCGCAATGGCGTTTGCCCAAGAACTGCCGATCGAGAGCTCGCTTCAGAGACCGGGTGTCACGTCGAACACGTTGTTGTCATCGGGTGAATCACCTGCTGAGTGGCCGAACCTAAGCGGAGATTGGTTCGGTTCACGAGCGGTGATTGCCAGTCGCGGGTTGACGTTGGATTTCAGCACCACGCAATTCTATCAGGGAGCCACCCATGGAGGATTGGAGCAAGAGTTCCAATATGGGGGACGCAATGATTACTTAATGAACCTGGATGGCGAGAAGGCCGGACTCTGGAACGGGGCATCTTTTATGCTGCACGGCGAGACACGATATGGTGAGTCTGGCAATTCGCTGACTGGAGCCCTGTCGCCAGTGAATCTGATGTTGTCTGTGCCACTCTCGACGGGAACCGTGACTGGATTGACGGGTGTGAAGTTCACTCAGGTCTTGTCTGAGGAACTACTGGTCTATGCCGGAAAGATCAATACGCTCGACGACTTCAAGCAACCACTGACTGGAGCCGGTCCTCTGAATGGCTTTCAAAACTCCGCAATGATCTACAACCCTGTCTTTGCCCGTACGATTCCGTACTCGACGATCGGAGCCGGTTTCGCATACCTGAAAAACACGGAACGGGTGTTTGAGGTTGCAGTGTACGACACCAACAACTCACCAACGGTAAGTGGATTCAATACGCTCTTCAACAACGGGGCAACGGCCTACGCACAGGGGACTGTTCCGACGACACTTTTCGAGAAGCCCGGACACCAGGGCATTTCGGGAACGTACAGCAGTGGGACCTACTCGGACCTGACGCCGACCGCATACCTCGATCCGGTTGTCGGCGTGGTGTTCTTGTCGACACCAGTACAGGGATCGTGGTGCCTGACTTACAACGTTGATCAGGCGGTCTATGTATCACCCGACGATCCTCAACGGATGTGGGGAGTGTTCGGCAATCTTGGAATCGCCGATAAGAACCCCAGTCCAGTTCGATGGTTTGCCAATACCGGAATCAGCGGTACGAGTTCGATCCCAGGACGGAAAGCGGACACATTCGGCATCGCCTATTTCTACATCGGGGTGAGTGACAGTCTGAAAACTCGCGCCACGAACTTGGTGTCACTTGGTGATGAGTATGGTGCCGAGTTGTACTACAACGTGGCAGTCACTTCGTGGTGCCAAATTACGCCCGATCTTCAAGTGATTGCTCCGTTTCGCAACCGGGCAGAGACATCGGTGCTGGTCGGTCTGCGTGCCAAGATCGACTTCTAA
- a CDS encoding LOG family protein, translating to MTIDHPSTGGAEVLLSDETAALDILTKSVMGLWETVDNLTRLRPTKRERYRVTIFGSARIDPSDWIYGAVRDVAAELTRLGCDIVTGGGPGLMQAANEGAKIADPDGQHQKSIGIRVELPFEQDVNAFVTDAFEHKTFFTRLHHFVLVSDAFIICPGGVGTILEMTMVWQLLQVRHLHDTPLILAGHFWDGMLEWANGQMLKPNNPLVSPADLKIPQILPDAASIVQAIRDHHVQWKQRQRS from the coding sequence ATGACAATCGATCATCCATCGACCGGCGGCGCAGAAGTGCTGCTTTCGGACGAAACAGCCGCACTCGACATTCTCACTAAATCGGTTATGGGACTTTGGGAAACGGTGGATAACCTGACTCGGCTACGTCCCACGAAAAGGGAGCGTTACCGAGTGACGATCTTCGGGTCTGCGCGAATTGATCCTTCCGATTGGATTTATGGAGCCGTTCGAGACGTCGCCGCCGAACTCACTCGCCTCGGTTGCGACATCGTCACGGGAGGTGGTCCGGGCTTGATGCAGGCGGCAAATGAAGGAGCGAAAATCGCCGATCCGGATGGTCAGCACCAGAAGTCGATTGGGATTCGTGTTGAGTTGCCATTTGAACAAGACGTGAATGCATTCGTGACCGACGCTTTTGAGCACAAGACATTCTTCACACGGTTGCATCATTTCGTCCTCGTCTCGGACGCGTTCATTATCTGCCCGGGGGGCGTCGGCACGATTCTGGAAATGACGATGGTCTGGCAGCTCCTCCAAGTTCGGCATCTTCACGATACGCCGCTAATTCTAGCTGGGCACTTTTGGGATGGCATGCTCGAATGGGCCAATGGCCAAATGCTGAAACCCAATAACCCGCTCGTCAGTCCAGCGGACCTCAAGATCCCTCAGATTTTGCCCGACGCAGCATCGATTGTTCAGGCTATACGCGACCACCACGTCCAGTGGAAACAACGGCAGAGATCATAG
- a CDS encoding YegP family protein, whose translation MMFYVYRDENRHWRWRLMTVSKQVLAESPKAYHQKDDCRAAIQLMKNCGVARVHEIPIQMSLEQVLGSHLVKVVPSMNDL comes from the coding sequence ATGATGTTCTACGTTTATCGAGATGAAAACAGGCATTGGCGCTGGCGACTCATGACAGTGAGCAAGCAGGTGTTGGCCGAATCTCCAAAGGCATACCATCAGAAGGACGACTGCCGTGCGGCCATCCAGCTGATGAAGAACTGTGGTGTGGCGCGTGTCCATGAAATCCCGATCCAGATGTCTCTTGAGCAAGTTCTCGGATCTCATCTTGTGAAAGTTGTACCTTCAATGAACGATCTCTAG
- a CDS encoding IS5 family transposase gives MVRTPARIAGAWQNRLVGGCGGRLVRTSQKGGDGVGKTKCGKGTKIVDVVDSNGTPLAVHLTSANHNEVKLIEPTLDRLQIPHQVPEHLIYDRAADSDPLRNRLLNERGIELVCPHRKSRKKPPTQDGRACRRYRRRFVVERTHSWFHNFRRTVVRYETTLARFTGWIHLACALITMRRL, from the coding sequence TTGGTTCGAACTCCTGCACGAATTGCAGGAGCGTGGCAAAATCGATTGGTCGGAGGCTGCGGCGGACGCTTGGTTCGCACGAGCCAAAAGGGGGGAGACGGAGTTGGCAAAACGAAATGTGGCAAGGGAACCAAGATTGTCGATGTTGTCGATTCGAACGGAACTCCTCTCGCCGTCCATCTGACCAGTGCCAATCACAACGAAGTGAAGTTGATCGAGCCAACGCTGGATCGGCTTCAGATTCCACATCAAGTCCCCGAACATCTCATCTATGACCGTGCGGCGGATAGTGATCCACTTCGCAATCGATTACTGAACGAACGCGGCATCGAGTTGGTTTGCCCGCATCGTAAAAGCCGTAAGAAGCCGCCCACTCAAGACGGGCGTGCCTGTCGCAGATATCGCCGACGATTCGTAGTCGAGCGAACCCATAGCTGGTTCCATAATTTCCGTCGTACTGTCGTCCGCTACGAAACCACACTGGCTCGATTTACGGGATGGATTCATCTTGCCTGCGCGCTCATTACAATGAGGCGGTTATGA
- a CDS encoding IS3 family transposase: PEIFNTDQGSQFTSHEFTKRLEQESIAISMDGKGRAIDNVMIERLWRTVKYENIYLKEYVTGADCHEGLKAYFQYYRHERPHQGLANRTPWQAYQIPRSRPR, encoded by the coding sequence TCCCGAGATCTTCAACACGGACCAAGGATCGCAATTTACGAGTCACGAATTTACCAAGCGACTCGAACAGGAGTCGATCGCCATCAGCATGGATGGGAAAGGGCGAGCGATTGACAACGTGATGATCGAACGACTTTGGCGAACCGTGAAATACGAGAACATCTACCTCAAGGAATACGTGACAGGAGCCGATTGTCATGAAGGATTGAAGGCGTACTTCCAGTACTATCGCCACGAGCGACCTCACCAGGGTTTGGCCAACCGCACTCCCTGGCAAGCCTATCAAATCCCTCGCTCCAGACCCCGGTGA
- a CDS encoding sigma-54-dependent transcriptional regulator yields MNDSRTTKRILIADDEPLYLRTTGQLLRKAGYECECVPDGDTALAKLRCMSFDLILSDLNMPGNLQLELLRQGRTEWPHIPLIVVTGVPTLPSAIESVRMGIADYLLKPVRFEDLLASVRRVLERPAQSPAESVPTQADIDGLSSKFSTIIGRSQPMMELLEVVDRVAQTDTNVLITGESGTGKEVIAQAIHQHGHRREHNFQVIDCTAVPESLFESVLFGHIKGSFTGAVRDQEGLLARSHRGTAFFDELGELPLASQAKLLRAVQEQAFTPVGQSEPRQVDTRYICATNRNLQDEVSAGRFRQDLFYRLGVIHIELPPLRSRGDDVLQLAHHFLKQLQSGNGRVTGFNDEVVDCFRSYEWPGNIRELRNVIERAVALSRTETVQLSDLPKPLQESIRSKPPLVSAIAEISREEALDNADFSYLSALLTKHDGNISHAARAAGLSRQGLHKLLSRHGLDPANFRR; encoded by the coding sequence ATGAATGACTCACGAACAACGAAGCGCATTCTTATCGCTGATGACGAGCCGCTCTATTTGCGGACAACCGGTCAATTGCTCCGCAAAGCAGGATATGAATGCGAATGCGTTCCGGACGGGGATACCGCCCTCGCAAAACTTCGATGCATGTCGTTCGACTTGATCTTGTCCGATCTGAATATGCCCGGCAATTTGCAACTCGAATTGCTGCGACAAGGCCGCACCGAATGGCCGCATATCCCGTTGATCGTGGTTACCGGTGTGCCTACGTTGCCTTCAGCGATCGAAAGCGTTCGCATGGGCATCGCGGACTATTTGCTCAAACCGGTGAGGTTCGAAGATCTTCTCGCCAGCGTTCGACGCGTGCTGGAGCGACCAGCGCAGTCGCCAGCCGAATCCGTTCCAACTCAAGCAGATATCGATGGACTGTCGTCGAAGTTTTCTACAATCATTGGTCGGAGCCAACCAATGATGGAACTTCTGGAAGTCGTCGATCGAGTCGCGCAAACCGATACCAACGTTTTAATTACAGGTGAGAGCGGTACAGGCAAAGAAGTCATTGCGCAGGCAATTCATCAACACGGACACCGGAGGGAGCACAATTTCCAGGTGATCGATTGCACGGCGGTTCCCGAATCGCTTTTTGAATCCGTCTTGTTTGGACATATTAAAGGTTCGTTCACAGGCGCCGTCAGAGATCAAGAAGGCTTGTTGGCGCGAAGTCATCGGGGCACGGCCTTCTTTGACGAACTGGGAGAACTCCCCCTTGCATCACAGGCCAAGCTGTTGCGCGCAGTGCAGGAACAGGCATTCACACCCGTAGGACAGAGCGAACCTCGACAAGTTGACACGCGCTACATCTGCGCGACGAATCGCAATTTGCAGGACGAAGTCAGTGCTGGACGATTTCGGCAGGATCTTTTTTACCGACTGGGTGTAATCCATATTGAGCTGCCGCCATTGCGAAGCCGCGGAGATGATGTGCTGCAACTGGCTCATCATTTCTTAAAACAACTTCAATCCGGCAATGGCCGAGTGACGGGATTTAACGACGAAGTAGTCGACTGTTTTCGCAGCTATGAGTGGCCGGGAAACATTCGAGAATTGCGAAACGTCATCGAGCGTGCAGTCGCATTGTCGCGGACGGAAACGGTTCAGCTTTCAGACCTGCCGAAGCCCCTTCAGGAATCAATACGGTCCAAGCCGCCCTTGGTTTCTGCGATCGCGGAAATCTCGCGTGAGGAAGCGTTGGATAATGCAGATTTCAGCTATCTTTCTGCGCTACTCACAAAACATGATGGCAATATTTCACATGCTGCCCGTGCAGCAGGCCTTTCGCGGCAGGGTCTTCATAAACTGCTGAGTCGACATGGTCTCGATCCAGCGAACTTTCGCCGATGA
- the rnk gene encoding nucleoside diphosphate kinase regulator: MSAKRQIIITKADHNHLESLFFSELAMAFGDKPYLQSLRQELNGALILNPDEIPPDVVTMNSTVRIRDVHSEELNTYTLVYPRDADIAIGKLSVLAPIGTAILGYRQGDLVQWQVPSGLTRFRIEEVVFQPERTGVFV; encoded by the coding sequence GTGTCTGCGAAACGACAGATCATCATTACCAAAGCCGATCACAACCATTTGGAAAGCCTCTTCTTCAGCGAACTCGCAATGGCATTCGGTGACAAACCGTATCTGCAGTCACTTCGCCAAGAGTTGAACGGAGCGCTTATTTTGAATCCTGATGAAATCCCTCCAGACGTCGTGACCATGAATTCGACGGTGCGAATTCGAGACGTTCACAGCGAAGAACTCAATACGTACACACTCGTGTATCCACGGGATGCGGATATTGCCATCGGTAAACTTTCGGTCCTGGCTCCGATTGGAACGGCCATACTTGGCTACCGGCAGGGCGACCTCGTTCAATGGCAGGTACCGAGTGGGCTGACTCGATTTCGAATCGAAGAAGTGGTGTTTCAGCCTGAGCGGACTGGTGTGTTTGTGTAG
- a CDS encoding histidine phosphatase family protein, with amino-acid sequence MEAVLPKLYLARHGDTAWTESRQHTGRTDLALNERGEDNARALGVRLQGLVFVQVFTSPLQRASKTCELAGFGRVAELDPNLIEWDYGRYEGMLTSDILKNRPGWELFRDGCPDGESPQQVAARADRFIAKVQSIPGDVLAFSSGHIIRMIAARWFGLWPAAGRAFFCRPASIGVLGFEHESRNEPIIRLWNYVSEPRE; translated from the coding sequence ATGGAAGCCGTTTTGCCCAAGCTCTATTTAGCACGGCACGGCGACACAGCTTGGACGGAATCACGCCAGCACACAGGGCGAACCGATCTGGCATTGAATGAACGGGGCGAGGACAACGCACGTGCATTGGGCGTGCGGCTCCAGGGGTTGGTTTTTGTCCAGGTTTTCACGAGCCCATTGCAACGGGCCTCGAAGACATGCGAGTTGGCCGGATTTGGAAGGGTCGCAGAACTCGATCCCAATCTGATCGAATGGGATTACGGTCGCTACGAAGGAATGCTCACCAGCGACATCTTGAAGAATCGGCCGGGGTGGGAGCTATTTCGCGACGGCTGTCCAGACGGTGAATCGCCCCAACAAGTTGCTGCCCGGGCAGACCGTTTTATCGCCAAGGTTCAAAGTATCCCAGGCGACGTATTGGCATTTTCTAGCGGCCATATCATCCGAATGATCGCCGCCCGGTGGTTTGGGTTATGGCCAGCGGCCGGACGTGCCTTCTTCTGCCGCCCTGCAAGTATCGGTGTGCTCGGGTTCGAGCATGAAAGTCGAAATGAACCGATCATCCGATTGTGGAATTATGTGAGCGAGCCGCGGGAGTGA
- a CDS encoding integrase core domain-containing protein has protein sequence CVEALEEALQHGRPEIFNTDQGSQFTSQIFTKRLEQESIAISMDGKGRAIDNVMIERLWRTVKYENIYLKEYTTGADCHEGLKAYFQYYRHERPHQGLANRTPWQAYQIPRPRAR, from the coding sequence TTGCGTTGAGGCCCTGGAGGAAGCGTTACAGCATGGCCGACCTGAGATCTTCAACACGGATCAGGGGTCTCAATTCACCAGCCAGATCTTCACCAAGCGACTGGAACAAGAATCGATCGCCATCAGCATGGACGGCAAAGGACGAGCGATTGACAACGTCATGATCGAACGTCTGTGGCGAACCGTGAAATATGAGAACATCTACCTCAAGGAATACACGACGGGAGCCGATTGTCATGAAGGATTGAAGGCGTACTTCCAGTACTATCGCCACGAGCGACCTCACCAGGGATTGGCCAACCGCACGCCCTGGCAAGCCTATCAAATCCCTCGCCCCAGGGCCCGGTGA
- a CDS encoding glycogen/starch/alpha-glucan phosphorylase — translation MQHNDLHALYGCGPVTFTGTSDALFERRLVLDHVIDPKAAPPREQFEAFAGAVRDVLAQRWLKTSQTYDRVNPKQVYYLSMEFLIGRTLANNITNLFLEPIVEEFQNSKGVDLTELIEQEPDAGLGNGGLGRLAACFIESLATMKIPAIGYGLRYDYGIFRQEITNGYQSEQPDPWLNRPDPWEVARPHETASVPLGSSFQVQGGQIIVRRGHPTHLLGVPYDRPVVGFGGKTINTLRLWKATTPSVFDFGEFSSGDFFGAVSDKTLAESVTRVLYPDDSTSHGRSLRFLQEYFLVCCSLADIVSRFRRRGNKWSSLPDKVAIQLNDTHPAMAVPELMRILLDDAKLGWDEAWDLTVRTLAYTNHTLLPEALEKWSVHLFEALLPRHLEIIYEINRRFLGDVQSKCPGDDAKLSRVNLIEEGPDPKVRMASLAIVGTHSTNGVAAIHSKLLRAKTVPDFAELFPKRFNNKTNGVTPRRWLLLANPNLAKLLTSAVGNGWETNLSLLHKIAPLGQDTGFRNKFLAAKRAAKVRFVDWIKATDGISLDPDTLFDVQIKRIHEYKRQLLNAIQVIIWYNRLLSNPKLDIPPRTILFAGKAAPAYHLAKVIIKLITSIGRVVNADPAVHGKLRVEFLPNYSCTLAESLIPAADVSEQISTAGFEASGTSNMKLMMNGALTVGTQDGANIEIVEEVGEENAFIFGLTTEQVLNSRDWYNPKWHYENDVETRQALDLIFDDYFSPDEPGIFAPIREMLLERGDYYMHLADLTSYTVAQQRVGELYADPNAWAQKAILNVACSGKFSSDRTIAEYASEIWQVKPGPVV, via the coding sequence ATGCAACACAATGACCTGCATGCACTTTACGGTTGCGGACCAGTGACTTTTACCGGCACGAGCGATGCTTTGTTCGAGCGGCGGCTGGTTTTGGACCATGTCATCGATCCCAAAGCGGCGCCCCCCCGCGAACAGTTTGAGGCGTTCGCCGGGGCAGTGCGCGATGTGCTCGCCCAGCGCTGGTTGAAGACGTCGCAAACTTACGACCGAGTCAATCCGAAGCAAGTCTACTATCTCTCGATGGAATTCCTCATCGGCAGAACTCTGGCCAACAACATCACGAACCTGTTTTTGGAGCCTATTGTCGAAGAATTTCAAAATTCAAAGGGAGTGGATCTCACCGAATTGATCGAGCAGGAACCCGACGCGGGGCTCGGGAACGGCGGGCTTGGGCGGCTGGCTGCGTGCTTCATCGAATCGCTGGCAACGATGAAAATTCCCGCAATTGGTTACGGTCTTCGCTATGACTACGGGATCTTTCGGCAGGAAATCACGAACGGGTACCAGTCCGAACAGCCAGATCCTTGGTTGAATCGACCTGACCCATGGGAAGTGGCGCGTCCACATGAGACCGCATCTGTTCCACTTGGTTCGTCATTTCAAGTTCAAGGTGGACAAATTATTGTCCGCCGAGGCCACCCGACACATTTGCTTGGTGTCCCCTATGATCGTCCCGTTGTTGGTTTTGGGGGCAAGACGATCAACACACTGCGCCTTTGGAAGGCCACGACTCCCTCCGTTTTTGACTTCGGCGAATTCAGTAGCGGTGACTTTTTCGGCGCAGTTTCCGACAAGACTCTGGCAGAATCCGTAACACGCGTTCTCTACCCCGATGATTCAACCTCACATGGCCGATCACTGCGGTTCCTTCAAGAGTACTTCCTTGTTTGCTGTTCGCTGGCCGACATCGTGTCTCGATTCCGCCGACGAGGCAACAAATGGTCCTCGCTTCCAGATAAAGTCGCCATTCAACTCAATGACACGCATCCGGCGATGGCGGTCCCAGAGTTGATGCGAATCCTACTCGACGACGCCAAGCTGGGCTGGGATGAAGCGTGGGATCTGACCGTTCGCACCCTCGCATATACGAATCACACGCTGCTACCCGAAGCCTTGGAAAAGTGGTCGGTGCACTTATTTGAAGCCCTACTTCCACGACATCTGGAAATTATTTACGAGATCAATCGACGCTTTCTTGGCGATGTTCAGTCGAAGTGCCCCGGGGATGACGCGAAGTTGTCCCGAGTCAATTTGATCGAGGAAGGGCCGGATCCTAAGGTCCGAATGGCGAGTCTGGCCATTGTCGGTACCCACAGTACGAATGGCGTCGCGGCAATTCACTCGAAATTGCTCCGCGCCAAGACGGTACCTGATTTTGCCGAACTGTTTCCCAAACGGTTCAACAACAAAACGAATGGTGTGACACCACGTCGTTGGCTACTGCTTGCCAATCCCAATTTGGCGAAACTCTTGACCAGTGCAGTGGGCAACGGTTGGGAAACGAACTTATCTCTTCTTCATAAAATTGCCCCTCTGGGACAGGACACCGGGTTCCGAAACAAGTTCCTTGCGGCCAAACGCGCGGCCAAGGTTCGCTTCGTAGATTGGATCAAGGCCACAGACGGCATCAGCCTCGATCCTGATACGCTCTTCGATGTGCAAATCAAACGAATTCACGAATACAAGCGGCAACTCTTGAATGCCATTCAGGTGATCATCTGGTACAACCGCCTGTTGTCGAATCCGAAACTGGATATACCGCCGCGAACAATCCTTTTCGCGGGAAAAGCCGCACCTGCGTACCATCTCGCCAAGGTCATCATCAAGCTCATAACCAGCATCGGCCGAGTTGTGAACGCTGATCCAGCTGTCCACGGCAAGCTTCGGGTCGAGTTCCTGCCGAACTATTCTTGCACGCTCGCAGAATCCTTGATTCCCGCGGCCGATGTTTCAGAGCAAATCTCGACCGCTGGCTTCGAGGCCAGCGGTACGAGCAATATGAAGCTCATGATGAACGGAGCGCTGACTGTGGGGACTCAGGACGGAGCTAACATTGAAATTGTCGAAGAGGTGGGCGAGGAGAATGCTTTCATTTTTGGACTCACGACCGAACAGGTTCTCAATAGCCGCGACTGGTACAACCCAAAGTGGCACTATGAGAACGACGTCGAGACTCGACAGGCTCTCGATCTGATCTTCGATGACTACTTCAGCCCTGATGAGCCGGGAATCTTCGCGCCGATTCGTGAAATGCTTCTAGAGCGGGGCGACTATTACATGCACTTGGCTGACTTGACCTCCTACACAGTTGCACAGCAGCGAGTCGGTGAACTGTACGCTGATCCGAATGCATGGGCCCAGAAGGCCATTCTAAACGTCGCTTGCTCCGGAAAGTTTTCCAGCGACCGAACAATCGCTGAATACGCCTCTGAAATCTGGCAAGTGAAGCCGGGTCCCGTGGTGTGA
- a CDS encoding universal stress protein encodes MIHFRTILHPTDFSESAMYAFGVACALARVSDANLLVVHVAPSLYRPKRQLRRENYEALCRLTCGDSTVKMHPLLLEGDIAPNIVSSAIELDCDLIVMGTSGRTGARRLLLGSVAVEVRKDAPCPVVAVQLPNRAGWELPDFADAHGMAYPSSTSTKSPLTHRPKDRSSHSIATAPFSDCRGDRSSWESFDAVWFRRPVNDD; translated from the coding sequence ATGATTCATTTCCGAACCATCCTTCACCCGACCGATTTCTCAGAGTCAGCCATGTATGCGTTCGGGGTGGCTTGCGCCCTTGCGAGAGTTTCTGATGCCAACTTGCTGGTTGTCCACGTGGCACCCAGCCTATACCGTCCGAAACGACAGCTCCGTAGAGAAAATTACGAGGCACTATGTCGGCTCACGTGCGGTGACTCAACTGTGAAAATGCACCCGTTACTCCTTGAGGGTGATATTGCCCCGAATATCGTTAGCTCGGCGATCGAGCTCGACTGCGACCTGATCGTGATGGGAACGAGTGGGCGCACGGGCGCTAGGCGGCTGCTTCTGGGGAGTGTGGCTGTGGAAGTTAGAAAAGACGCGCCTTGTCCAGTTGTCGCCGTCCAGTTGCCGAATCGGGCGGGCTGGGAGTTGCCAGACTTTGCGGATGCACATGGCATGGCCTATCCAAGCTCGACGTCGACAAAATCACCGCTCACTCACAGGCCGAAGGATCGGTCAAGTCATTCCATCGCAACGGCACCCTTCTCTGATTGCCGCGGGGATCGGAGTTCGTGGGAATCCTTCGATGCCGTTTGGTTTCGGCGGCCCGTCAACGATGACTGA